One segment of Macrotis lagotis isolate mMagLag1 chromosome 1, bilby.v1.9.chrom.fasta, whole genome shotgun sequence DNA contains the following:
- the LOC141513993 gene encoding small ribosomal subunit protein eS27-like: protein MPLAKDLLHPSPEEEKRKHKKKHLVQSPNSYFMDVKCPGCYKITTVFSHAQTVVLCVGCSTVLCQPTGGKARLTEGCSFRWKQH from the coding sequence ATGCCTCTCGCCAAAGACCTCCTGCACCCCTCTCccgaggaggagaagaggaagcaCAAGAAGAAACACCTGGTGCAGAGCCCCAATTCCTATTTCATGGACGTAAAGTGCCCCGGGTGCTATAAAATCACCACGGTGTTCAGCCACGCACAGACAGTGGTTCTCTGTGTTGGATGCTCCACTGTGCTCTGTCAGCCCACTGGAGGAAAGGCAAGACTTACAGAAGGATGCTCCTTCAGATGGAAGCAGCACTAA